Proteins from a genomic interval of Stenotrophomonas sp. WZN-1:
- the pal gene encoding peptidoglycan-associated lipoprotein Pal: MNKSTRVLLVSLLSVAVLAGCSKKVKEEPAAPVDTGTSTTTPTGPSTSGLYGPGDLDTDACLRQRVVYFDLDKEDVKPEFQAIMACHAKYLRDRPSSRITLQGHTDERGSRAYNQALGERRGNGVNSALQANGGSASQLTVVSYGEERPVCTESNESCWSQNRRVEIVYTAQ, from the coding sequence ATGAACAAGTCCACCCGCGTTCTGCTTGTTTCCCTGCTGTCTGTGGCCGTCCTGGCCGGTTGCTCGAAGAAGGTGAAGGAAGAGCCGGCAGCCCCGGTTGACACCGGCACCTCGACCACCACCCCGACCGGTCCGTCGACCTCCGGCCTGTACGGCCCGGGCGACCTGGACACCGACGCTTGCCTGCGCCAGCGCGTTGTCTACTTCGACCTGGACAAGGAAGACGTGAAGCCGGAATTCCAGGCCATCATGGCTTGCCACGCCAAGTACCTGCGTGACCGTCCGTCCTCGCGCATCACCCTGCAGGGCCACACCGACGAGCGCGGTTCGCGCGCGTACAACCAGGCCCTGGGCGAGCGTCGTGGCAACGGCGTCAACTCGGCCCTGCAGGCCAACGGTGGCTCGGCTTCGCAGCTGACCGTCGTGTCCTACGGTGAAGAGCGTCCGGTCTGCACCGAGTCGAACGAGTCCTGCTGGTCGCAGAACCGTCGCGTCGAAATCGTCTACACCGCGCAGTAA
- the tolB gene encoding Tol-Pal system beta propeller repeat protein TolB — protein MKKMPRWLAVFAALLLPFAAVAQQKGLDIDIIGGNASALPITIVPMPYQGSSAAPQTDVAGVVRADLERSGQFRTLPEAQIVEKPVRGGDIQFATWRALKQNYIVVGRVLDAGAGAYRVEYELFDVPKGERLLGLAMTARGNAMRDVAHQMADAIYEKITGVRGAFWTRIAYVTASGKGDAMRYALMVADSDGYNPQTIVRSAEPLLSPSWSPDGSKLAYVSFERGNSAIYIQNIGTGARELVTSFRGINSAPAFSPDGRKLALTLSRSGNPEIYVMDLGSKQLTQLTNHFAIDTEPTWAPDGSAVYFTSDRGGRPQVYKVGAGGGSAERVTFQGNYNAKPSVSYDGKKIAVAQGSGNSYKIAMMDSSLGSPRWSTLSPGSLDESPSFAPNASMVLYAAREGGRGVLYAVSADARVRQRLVLADGDVREPAWSPYRTQR, from the coding sequence ATGAAAAAGATGCCTCGCTGGCTTGCCGTGTTTGCGGCCCTGTTGCTGCCCTTTGCTGCCGTCGCGCAGCAGAAGGGGCTGGATATCGACATCATCGGCGGCAATGCCTCCGCCCTGCCGATCACCATCGTGCCGATGCCCTACCAGGGTTCGTCGGCCGCTCCGCAGACCGACGTCGCCGGCGTGGTCCGCGCCGACCTGGAGCGTTCGGGCCAGTTCCGCACGCTGCCGGAAGCGCAGATCGTCGAGAAGCCCGTGCGTGGCGGCGACATCCAGTTCGCCACCTGGCGCGCGCTGAAGCAGAACTACATCGTGGTCGGCCGCGTGCTTGACGCCGGTGCCGGCGCCTACCGCGTCGAGTACGAACTGTTCGACGTGCCCAAGGGCGAGCGCCTGCTGGGCCTGGCGATGACCGCCCGAGGCAACGCCATGCGCGACGTTGCCCACCAGATGGCCGACGCCATCTACGAGAAGATCACCGGTGTGCGCGGCGCCTTCTGGACCCGCATCGCCTACGTGACCGCCAGCGGCAAGGGCGACGCCATGCGCTATGCGCTGATGGTGGCCGACTCCGACGGCTACAACCCGCAGACCATCGTGCGTTCGGCCGAGCCGCTGCTGTCGCCGTCGTGGAGCCCGGATGGCAGCAAGCTGGCCTACGTCAGCTTCGAGCGTGGCAATTCGGCGATCTACATCCAAAACATCGGCACCGGCGCGCGCGAGCTGGTCACCAGCTTCCGTGGCATCAACAGCGCACCGGCGTTCTCGCCGGACGGCCGCAAGCTGGCCCTGACCCTGTCGCGTTCGGGCAACCCGGAAATCTACGTGATGGACCTTGGCAGCAAGCAGCTGACCCAGCTGACCAACCACTTCGCCATCGATACCGAGCCGACCTGGGCGCCGGACGGCAGCGCGGTGTACTTCACCTCCGACCGTGGCGGCCGTCCGCAGGTCTACAAGGTCGGCGCCGGTGGCGGCAGCGCCGAGCGCGTGACGTTCCAGGGCAACTACAATGCCAAGCCCTCGGTGTCCTACGACGGCAAGAAGATCGCCGTCGCACAAGGCTCGGGCAACAGCTACAAGATCGCGATGATGGACAGCTCGCTGGGTTCGCCCCGCTGGAGCACGCTGTCCCCGGGTTCGCTGGATGAATCTCCGAGCTTTGCGCCCAACGCAAGCATGGTGTTGTACGCCGCCCGCGAGGGTGGCCGTGGTGTGCTGTACGCCGTTTCCGCCGATGCGCGCGTGCGCCAGCGGTTGGTTCTGGCTGACGGAGATGTGCGCGAACCGGCATGGTCCCCATACCGTACCCAGCGCTAA
- the tolA gene encoding cell envelope integrity protein TolA: MHADALPPPHQREPGWGLPLALALLVHLLVALVFIVAWFWSPERNTDAAAGDPSVEASLALSASEASAARQALRQSEKLEDLPPPVAEPIPVPEDTIPPPQPIPEPRPQDAPTPQQQQAQERVAQPDTKDQEAVSALAISQEKAKQEQEAKRRQEQIDLTERKRQEEAEQKLRLAKQQEADEKKKQAEQERVAADKAEAEKQKKIAEIRARREQAEKEAKLAEQKLRQVAAARNAAGSAAAGASGASRPAAGGGGSSDDLTAKYAAAIQAKVRDTWTRPDSVPLGQKCQVTITQIPGGQVLQAKVGANCPYDEAGKRSIEAAVLNAQPLPYRGFESVFNRTLNLTFTAQD, from the coding sequence ATGCACGCTGACGCCCTGCCACCCCCGCATCAGCGCGAACCCGGCTGGGGCCTGCCCTTGGCGCTGGCGTTGCTGGTGCACCTGCTGGTCGCGCTGGTGTTCATCGTGGCCTGGTTCTGGTCGCCCGAGCGCAACACCGACGCCGCCGCTGGCGACCCGTCGGTCGAGGCCAGCCTGGCGCTGTCCGCGTCCGAGGCCTCCGCCGCACGCCAGGCCCTGCGCCAGTCGGAGAAGCTGGAGGACCTGCCGCCGCCGGTCGCCGAGCCGATCCCCGTGCCGGAAGACACCATCCCGCCGCCGCAGCCGATTCCCGAGCCGCGCCCGCAGGATGCCCCCACGCCCCAGCAGCAACAAGCGCAGGAGCGTGTCGCGCAGCCGGATACCAAGGACCAGGAAGCGGTGAGTGCGCTGGCCATCTCGCAGGAGAAGGCCAAGCAGGAACAGGAAGCCAAGCGCCGCCAGGAGCAGATCGACCTGACCGAACGCAAGCGCCAGGAAGAAGCGGAGCAGAAGCTGCGCCTGGCCAAGCAGCAGGAAGCGGACGAGAAGAAGAAGCAGGCCGAGCAGGAGCGCGTGGCCGCTGACAAGGCCGAGGCCGAGAAGCAGAAGAAGATCGCCGAGATCCGTGCCCGCCGCGAGCAGGCCGAGAAGGAAGCCAAGCTGGCCGAGCAGAAGCTGCGCCAGGTCGCCGCCGCGCGCAACGCGGCCGGCAGTGCCGCTGCCGGTGCCAGTGGTGCCTCCCGGCCGGCCGCCGGTGGGGGTGGCAGCAGCGATGATCTGACCGCCAAGTACGCTGCGGCGATCCAGGCCAAGGTGCGCGACACCTGGACCCGCCCGGACAGCGTGCCGCTGGGGCAGAAGTGCCAGGTGACCATCACCCAGATCCCGGGTGGGCAGGTGCTGCAGGCCAAGGTTGGTGCGAACTGCCCCTATGACGAGGCCGGCAAGCGCTCGATCGAGGCCGCCGTGCTCAATGCCCAGCCGCTGCCGTACCGGGGCTTCGAGTCAGTGTTCAACCGCACGCTCAACCTGACCTTTACTGCGCAGGATTGA
- the tolR gene encoding protein TolR, translating into MSAAIGRRKRRKLKSEINVVPYIDVMLVLLIIFMVTAPLLTLSFDVDLPQSNAKALESKQDPVIVSVRQDGQLSLKLPDAKEPAAVSAEELEGRLAGIAAQDKGVRVIVAADRAVAYEKVIAAMDVIKRAKVDKVGLATDAR; encoded by the coding sequence ATGTCCGCTGCCATCGGTCGCCGCAAGCGCCGCAAGCTGAAATCGGAAATCAACGTCGTTCCCTACATCGACGTCATGCTGGTGCTGCTGATCATCTTCATGGTCACCGCACCGCTGCTCACCCTGAGCTTCGACGTCGACCTGCCGCAGTCCAACGCCAAGGCGCTGGAGAGCAAGCAGGACCCGGTGATCGTCTCGGTGCGCCAGGACGGCCAGCTCAGCCTGAAGCTGCCCGACGCCAAGGAACCGGCCGCCGTGTCGGCCGAGGAACTGGAAGGCCGCCTGGCCGGCATCGCCGCCCAGGACAAGGGCGTGCGCGTGATCGTCGCCGCCGACCGCGCCGTGGCCTATGAAAAGGTCATCGCCGCGATGGATGTGATCAAGCGCGCCAAGGTAGACAAGGTAGGCCTGGCCACCGATGCACGCTGA
- the tolQ gene encoding protein TolQ has translation MIATLLALQATVTEALPADVSNAATQTLAQATTGGGINYLELMAKASLPVKIIVLLLLVGSFVSWVIIFRKARVFKQATREADEFENRFWSGADLGKLYSSATDRSRNVGGLEAIFEAGFREYTRLRDKRRLDGRAQLEGAQRAMRTTYTREVDQLERNLELLANIGSTAPYVGLVGTVFGIMVTMHDMISSGAQAGIAAVAPGISEALFATAIGLFVAIPAVWAYNRFTTRVERMSVRFETFAEEFSSILQRQSAGDE, from the coding sequence ATGATCGCAACGCTCCTGGCCCTGCAGGCCACGGTCACCGAGGCACTGCCGGCCGACGTCAGCAACGCCGCGACACAGACCCTTGCCCAGGCCACCACCGGCGGCGGCATCAACTACCTCGAACTGATGGCCAAGGCCAGCCTGCCGGTGAAGATCATCGTGCTGCTGCTGCTGGTCGGCTCGTTCGTCAGCTGGGTGATCATTTTCCGCAAGGCCCGCGTGTTCAAGCAGGCCACCCGCGAAGCCGACGAGTTCGAGAACCGCTTCTGGTCCGGCGCCGACCTGGGCAAGCTGTACAGCTCGGCCACCGACCGCAGCCGCAATGTCGGCGGCCTGGAAGCCATCTTCGAGGCCGGTTTCCGCGAGTACACCCGCCTGCGCGACAAGCGCCGCCTGGATGGCCGCGCGCAGCTGGAAGGCGCGCAGCGCGCCATGCGCACCACCTACACCCGCGAAGTGGACCAGCTCGAGCGCAACCTGGAGCTGCTGGCCAACATCGGCTCGACCGCGCCTTACGTGGGCCTGGTCGGTACCGTGTTCGGCATCATGGTGACCATGCACGACATGATCAGCAGTGGTGCGCAGGCCGGTATCGCCGCTGTCGCGCCGGGCATTTCCGAAGCGCTGTTCGCCACCGCCATCGGCCTGTTCGTGGCGATCCCGGCGGTGTGGGCCTACAACCGCTTCACCACCCGCGTGGAGCGCATGTCGGTGCGGTTCGAGACCTTCGCCGAAGAGTTCAGCTCCATCCTGCAGCGCCAGAGCGCTGGCGACGAGTAA
- the ybgC gene encoding tol-pal system-associated acyl-CoA thioesterase: MSVEPRFSWPTRIYWEDTDAGGVVYHARYVAFMERARTEWMRALGYGQERMRAEHGMVFAVRSMQMDFIRPARLDDTLQVSARLVQLKKASMVFDQQILRDGELLLSAQVRIAALEAASFRPRGMDEAVLAVLQPHLHPESEH; encoded by the coding sequence ATGTCGGTTGAGCCCCGATTCAGTTGGCCGACACGCATTTACTGGGAAGATACCGACGCTGGTGGCGTGGTCTACCACGCCCGCTACGTGGCCTTCATGGAACGGGCCAGGACCGAATGGATGCGTGCGCTGGGTTACGGCCAGGAGCGCATGCGCGCCGAGCACGGGATGGTCTTCGCGGTGCGCTCGATGCAGATGGATTTCATCAGGCCGGCACGGCTGGATGACACCCTGCAGGTGAGCGCCCGCCTGGTCCAGCTGAAGAAGGCCAGCATGGTCTTCGACCAGCAGATCCTGCGCGACGGCGAGCTGCTGCTGTCGGCGCAGGTCCGCATCGCCGCACTGGAAGCGGCCAGTTTCCGCCCGCGTGGCATGGACGAGGCCGTCCTTGCCGTGCTGCAACCCCACCTCCACCCCGAATCCGAACACTGA
- the ruvB gene encoding Holliday junction branch migration DNA helicase RuvB has protein sequence MTDDRIIGAGATREDDAADASIRPKRLADYLGQAPVREQMEIYIEAAKARGDALDHVLIFGPPGLGKTTLSHVIANELGVALRVTSGPVIEKAGDLAALLTNLQPHDVLFIDEIHRLSPVVEEVLYPAMEDFQIDIMIGEGPAARSIKIDLPPFTLIGATTRAGLLTAPLRDRFGIVQRLEFYSVEELTRIVRRSAAILAIDCTADGAGEIARRARGTPRIANRLLRRVRDYAQVKAGGHIDEAVAQAAMKMLKVDPEGFDELDRRLLKTMVDYFDGGPVGIESLAAALSEERGTLEDVVEPYLIQQGFLVRTARGRMATHKAYRHMGLKPKNPPQDLFAEVPDVG, from the coding sequence ATGACCGACGACCGCATCATCGGCGCCGGCGCCACCCGCGAGGATGACGCCGCCGACGCCAGCATCCGCCCCAAGCGCTTGGCCGACTACCTCGGCCAGGCCCCGGTGCGCGAGCAGATGGAGATCTACATCGAAGCGGCCAAGGCCCGTGGCGACGCGCTCGACCATGTGCTGATCTTCGGCCCGCCCGGCCTGGGCAAGACCACCCTCAGCCACGTCATCGCCAATGAACTGGGCGTGGCCCTGCGGGTCACCTCCGGCCCGGTGATCGAGAAGGCCGGTGACCTCGCCGCACTGCTCACCAACCTGCAGCCGCACGATGTGCTGTTCATCGACGAAATCCATCGCCTGTCGCCGGTGGTCGAGGAAGTGCTGTACCCGGCGATGGAAGACTTCCAGATCGACATCATGATCGGCGAGGGCCCTGCGGCCCGTTCGATCAAGATCGACCTGCCGCCGTTCACCCTGATCGGCGCCACCACGCGTGCCGGCCTGTTGACTGCGCCGCTGCGCGACCGCTTCGGCATCGTCCAGCGGCTGGAGTTCTACAGCGTTGAAGAGCTGACCCGCATCGTGCGCCGATCGGCGGCCATCCTGGCCATCGACTGCACCGCCGATGGTGCCGGCGAGATCGCGCGCCGCGCGCGCGGCACCCCGCGTATCGCCAACCGCCTGCTGCGCCGCGTGCGCGACTACGCACAGGTCAAGGCCGGCGGCCACATCGACGAGGCCGTGGCACAGGCCGCGATGAAAATGCTCAAGGTCGATCCGGAGGGCTTCGACGAGCTCGACCGGCGCCTGCTCAAGACCATGGTCGACTACTTCGATGGCGGCCCGGTCGGCATCGAATCGCTGGCGGCGGCGCTGTCCGAAGAGCGCGGCACGCTGGAAGACGTGGTCGAGCCCTACCTGATCCAGCAGGGCTTCCTGGTGCGCACCGCGCGCGGCCGCATGGCCACCCACAAGGCCTACCGGCACATGGGCCTGAAGCCGAAGAACCCGCCGCAGGACCTGTTCGCGGAGGTTCCCGATGTCGGTTGA
- a CDS encoding potassium transporter Kup, with translation MALIIGAIGVVFGDIGTSPLYTLKEAFSPHYGLNSDHDTVLGVLSLAFWALNIVVTLKYVTIIMRADNDGEGGIMALMALTQRTLRNGSRSAYVVGILGIFGASLFFGDGVITPAISVLGAVEGLEVAAPGLHAFIVPITVVVLLMVFAAQRFGTEKIGKAFGPITSVWFISLAAIGIYNIVDAPEVLKAFNPWWAIRFFMEHSWHGIFILGAVVLAVTGGEALYADMGHFGAKPIRHAWYFFVLPCLVLNYLGQGALVLNHPEALKNPFFEAVPPWALYPMIILATMAAVIASQSVITGAFSVSRQAMQLGYIPRMRIKHTSHDTIGQIYIPGINWGIAVMVIGLVLAFRSSSNLAVAYGISVSATMLIDTLLLALVARSLWPKARKWILPLCVVFFIIDLGFVIANGAKLLQGAWFPVVLGIFLFTMMRTWRRGRELLRDEIRKDGIRLDTFLPGLMLAPPVRVPGTAVFLTADPTVAPHALMHNLKHNKVLHERNVFLHVETLPIPYAMEGQRLKIESVGDEFYRVYVRFGFMETPDVPLALMRSCDHGGIYFDPMDTTFFASRETIVATANRGMPIWRDKLFALMHRNAAPATGFFRIPGNRLVELGAQVEI, from the coding sequence ATGGCGCTGATCATCGGTGCGATCGGCGTGGTCTTCGGCGATATCGGTACCAGCCCGCTGTATACCCTGAAGGAGGCGTTCTCGCCGCACTACGGGCTCAACAGTGACCACGACACCGTGCTGGGCGTGCTGTCGCTGGCGTTCTGGGCGCTGAACATCGTGGTCACGCTGAAGTACGTGACCATCATCATGCGCGCCGACAATGACGGCGAGGGCGGCATCATGGCGCTGATGGCGCTGACCCAGCGCACGCTGCGCAACGGGTCGCGCTCGGCTTACGTGGTCGGCATCCTCGGTATCTTCGGTGCCTCGCTGTTCTTCGGTGACGGCGTGATTACCCCGGCGATCTCCGTGCTTGGCGCGGTCGAGGGCCTGGAGGTGGCCGCGCCCGGCCTGCATGCCTTCATCGTGCCGATCACCGTGGTGGTGCTGCTGATGGTGTTTGCCGCGCAGCGCTTTGGTACCGAAAAGATCGGCAAGGCGTTCGGCCCGATCACCTCGGTCTGGTTCATCTCGCTGGCCGCGATCGGCATCTACAACATCGTCGACGCGCCGGAAGTGCTGAAGGCCTTCAACCCGTGGTGGGCGATCCGCTTCTTCATGGAGCACAGCTGGCACGGCATCTTCATCCTTGGCGCGGTGGTGCTGGCGGTGACCGGTGGCGAGGCGCTGTACGCCGACATGGGCCACTTCGGCGCCAAACCCATCCGCCACGCCTGGTATTTCTTCGTGCTGCCGTGCCTGGTGCTGAACTACCTGGGGCAGGGCGCACTGGTGCTCAACCACCCCGAGGCGCTGAAGAACCCGTTCTTCGAGGCGGTGCCGCCGTGGGCGCTCTACCCGATGATCATCCTGGCCACGATGGCGGCGGTGATCGCGTCGCAGTCGGTCATCACCGGTGCGTTCTCGGTCTCGCGCCAGGCCATGCAGCTGGGTTACATCCCGCGCATGCGCATCAAGCACACCTCGCACGACACCATCGGCCAGATCTACATCCCGGGCATCAACTGGGGTATCGCGGTGATGGTGATCGGCCTGGTACTTGCCTTCCGCAGCTCGTCGAACCTGGCCGTGGCCTACGGCATCTCGGTGTCGGCCACGATGCTGATCGACACCCTGCTGCTGGCACTGGTCGCGCGTTCGCTGTGGCCGAAGGCCCGCAAGTGGATCCTGCCGCTGTGCGTGGTGTTCTTCATCATCGACCTCGGCTTCGTCATCGCCAACGGCGCCAAGCTGCTGCAGGGCGCATGGTTCCCGGTGGTGCTGGGCATCTTCCTGTTCACCATGATGCGCACCTGGCGCCGTGGCCGCGAGCTGCTGCGCGATGAGATCCGCAAGGACGGCATCCGCCTGGATACCTTCCTGCCGGGCCTGATGCTGGCGCCGCCGGTACGCGTGCCGGGCACCGCGGTCTTCCTCACCGCCGACCCGACCGTGGCGCCGCATGCGCTGATGCACAACCTCAAGCACAACAAGGTGCTGCACGAGCGCAACGTGTTCCTGCACGTGGAAACCCTGCCGATCCCGTATGCGATGGAAGGGCAGCGACTGAAGATCGAATCGGTGGGCGACGAGTTCTATCGCGTCTACGTGCGCTTCGGTTTCATGGAAACCCCGGACGTACCGCTGGCGCTGATGCGCTCGTGCGACCACGGCGGCATCTATTTCGACCCGATGGATACCACCTTCTTCGCCAGCCGCGAGACCATCGTCGCCACCGCCAACCGCGGCATGCCGATCTGGCGCGACAAGCTGTTCGCGCTGATGCACCGGAATGCCGCCCCGGCGACCGGCTTCTTCCGGATTCCGGGCAACAGATTGGTGGAACTGGGCGCGCAGGTGGAGATTTAA
- the ruvA gene encoding Holliday junction branch migration protein RuvA, with product MIGRLRGIIAYKGPPWLVVDVNGVGYELEAPMSTFYDLPELGREVTLYTHYSQKEDSVSLYGFLREGERRLFRDVQKVSGIGAKIALAVLSGVSVEEFARMVQAGDITALTRIPGIGKKTAERMVLELRDRAAQFGAGGALPTGSGPAPADPLSDATVALQQLGYKPAEAARMARDAFNEGDEVATVIRKALQSALR from the coding sequence ATGATCGGTCGACTGCGCGGCATCATCGCCTACAAGGGGCCGCCGTGGCTGGTGGTGGACGTGAACGGAGTGGGCTACGAACTGGAGGCGCCGATGAGCACCTTCTACGACCTGCCCGAGCTCGGCCGCGAGGTCACCCTGTACACCCATTACTCGCAGAAAGAAGACAGCGTCTCGCTGTACGGCTTCCTGCGCGAGGGTGAGCGGCGCCTGTTCCGCGACGTGCAGAAGGTCAGCGGCATCGGCGCGAAGATCGCGCTGGCCGTGCTGTCCGGCGTCAGCGTCGAAGAGTTCGCGCGCATGGTCCAGGCCGGTGACATCACCGCGCTGACCCGCATTCCGGGCATCGGCAAGAAGACCGCCGAACGCATGGTCCTGGAGCTGCGTGACCGCGCCGCCCAGTTCGGTGCCGGTGGCGCGCTGCCCACCGGCAGTGGCCCGGCCCCGGCCGACCCGCTGTCCGATGCCACCGTGGCCCTGCAGCAGCTCGGTTACAAGCCGGCCGAAGCCGCACGCATGGCCCGCGACGCCTTCAATGAAGGCGACGAAGTGGCCACCGTGATCCGCAAGGCGCTGCAGTCGGCGCTGCGCTGA
- the ruvC gene encoding crossover junction endodeoxyribonuclease RuvC → MTRILGIDPGSQRTGVGIIDVDAAGRVSHVHHQPLVLLGADDFPQRMKLLVLGLADLCREYQPNEVAIEKVFMARNPDSALKLGQARGAAISAVVLRDLPVHEYAASEIKLAVVGRGGAEKQQVQHMVGLMLNLKTKLQADAADALAVAITHAHVRATANRLGLSARQAWGRK, encoded by the coding sequence ATGACCCGCATCCTCGGCATCGACCCCGGTTCGCAGCGGACCGGGGTCGGCATCATTGATGTCGACGCCGCCGGCCGCGTCAGCCACGTGCACCACCAGCCGCTGGTGCTGCTGGGCGCCGACGATTTCCCGCAGCGCATGAAGCTGCTGGTGCTGGGCCTGGCCGACCTGTGCCGGGAATACCAGCCCAATGAAGTGGCCATCGAAAAGGTGTTCATGGCCCGCAATCCCGATTCGGCGCTGAAGCTGGGCCAGGCCCGTGGCGCGGCGATCTCGGCCGTGGTGCTGCGCGACCTGCCGGTGCACGAATACGCCGCCAGCGAGATCAAGCTCGCGGTGGTCGGGCGCGGTGGCGCCGAAAAGCAACAGGTTCAACACATGGTCGGGCTCATGCTCAACCTGAAAACCAAGCTGCAGGCCGACGCGGCCGACGCGTTGGCGGTGGCGATCACCCATGCCCACGTAAGGGCAACGGCCAACCGCCTGGGGCTCAGTGCCCGCCAGGCGTGGGGCCGCAAATGA
- a CDS encoding YebC/PmpR family DNA-binding transcriptional regulator, whose protein sequence is MGRGPSIEARKNASDAKRGKIFTKIIREIGVAARGGGGDPNNNPRLRVAVDKGLAVNMSKDVIERAIKKATGELEGVDYEEIRYEGYAPGGVAVIVDCLTDNRVRTVADVRHAFSKCGGNMGTEGSVAFMFKRLGVLSFAPGADEEAITEAAIEAGADDIVVYPDDGSIDVVTSPDAFNAVKDAMAAAGHVADHAEVTFRADNDIKVEGDVALQVKKLLDMLEDLDDVQDVYSNAELGADAYA, encoded by the coding sequence ATGGGTAGAGGCCCCTCCATCGAAGCCCGCAAGAACGCGTCCGACGCGAAGCGCGGCAAGATTTTCACCAAGATCATCCGCGAGATCGGCGTGGCCGCGCGCGGCGGTGGAGGCGACCCCAACAACAACCCGCGCCTGCGCGTGGCCGTGGACAAGGGCCTGGCCGTGAACATGTCCAAGGACGTGATCGAGCGCGCCATCAAGAAGGCCACCGGTGAACTGGAAGGCGTCGATTACGAGGAAATCCGCTACGAGGGCTACGCCCCGGGTGGCGTGGCCGTGATCGTCGACTGCCTGACCGACAACCGCGTGCGCACCGTGGCCGATGTCCGCCATGCGTTCAGCAAGTGCGGCGGCAACATGGGCACCGAAGGCTCGGTCGCCTTCATGTTCAAGCGCCTGGGCGTACTCAGCTTCGCCCCGGGTGCCGACGAGGAAGCCATCACCGAAGCGGCCATCGAGGCCGGCGCCGATGACATCGTGGTCTACCCGGACGACGGCTCGATCGACGTGGTCACCAGCCCTGACGCGTTCAACGCGGTCAAGGACGCAATGGCCGCCGCCGGCCATGTCGCCGACCACGCCGAGGTCACCTTCCGCGCGGACAACGACATCAAGGTCGAAGGCGACGTTGCCCTTCAGGTCAAGAAGCTGCTGGACATGCTCGAAGACCTGGACGACGTGCAGGACGTGTATTCCAACGCCGAACTCGGCGCCGACGCCTACGCCTGA
- a CDS encoding alpha/beta fold hydrolase, with the protein MTPPVLLLHGIWNARAWVGPLAWRLRARGFQVHAFGYSSVFGGPDVAVPQLLERLADAGPLSLVGHSLGGLLALEALRRQPQLDVQRVVCLGSPLRGSGTARSLSEHGWGLALGRSSELLLDGLPDWQGKAEVGLIAGSVPHGLGSLLGAIDDASDGTVALAETRLPGLADHCVVRTSHSGLVVSPDAARQTAHFLRHGQFDHSRDAAAA; encoded by the coding sequence ATGACTCCCCCCGTATTGCTGCTGCATGGCATCTGGAATGCCCGTGCCTGGGTCGGGCCGCTGGCCTGGCGCCTGCGCGCGCGCGGTTTCCAGGTGCACGCGTTCGGCTATTCCTCGGTGTTCGGTGGCCCCGACGTGGCCGTGCCACAGCTGCTGGAACGCCTGGCCGATGCCGGGCCGCTGTCGCTGGTCGGCCACAGCCTGGGCGGATTGCTCGCGCTGGAGGCCTTGCGCCGCCAGCCGCAGCTGGACGTGCAGCGCGTGGTCTGCCTGGGCTCGCCGCTGCGCGGCAGCGGCACCGCGCGCTCGTTGTCCGAGCACGGCTGGGGACTGGCGCTGGGGCGCAGCAGCGAACTGTTGCTCGATGGGCTGCCGGACTGGCAGGGCAAGGCCGAAGTCGGGTTGATCGCCGGCTCGGTGCCGCATGGGCTGGGCAGCCTGCTGGGGGCGATCGACGATGCCTCCGACGGCACCGTGGCCCTGGCCGAGACCCGCCTGCCGGGCCTGGCCGACCATTGCGTGGTGCGTACCAGCCACAGTGGCCTGGTGGTGTCGCCCGATGCCGCGCGGCAGACCGCGCATTTCCTGCGCCACGGCCAGTTCGACCACAGCCGCGACGCCGCCGCCGCGTAA
- a CDS encoding GNAT family N-acetyltransferase yields the protein MYSIRRATLDDAPTLSALAARTFTETFGHLYPPQDLQAFLEEAYTVERQRVILAHPDYAVWLLELDGEAVGHAAAGPCGLPHPDVKPGDGELKRLYLIKTQQSCGWGSRLLETALAWLEHEGPRTLWLGVWSENFGAQRFYARYGFEKAGEYLFPVGDTQDLEFILRRAPRAA from the coding sequence ATGTATTCGATCCGCCGCGCCACCTTGGACGACGCGCCGACCCTGTCGGCGCTGGCTGCACGCACGTTCACCGAAACCTTCGGCCATCTGTATCCGCCGCAGGACCTGCAGGCCTTCCTCGAGGAGGCCTACACGGTCGAGCGCCAGCGCGTGATCCTGGCCCACCCGGACTACGCGGTGTGGCTGCTGGAACTGGATGGGGAGGCGGTCGGCCATGCCGCCGCCGGCCCTTGCGGCCTGCCGCATCCGGATGTGAAACCCGGTGACGGCGAACTCAAGCGCCTGTACCTGATCAAGACGCAGCAGAGCTGCGGCTGGGGCAGCCGCCTGCTGGAAACCGCGCTGGCCTGGCTGGAACACGAAGGCCCGCGCACGTTGTGGCTGGGCGTGTGGTCGGAGAACTTCGGCGCGCAACGCTTCTACGCCCGCTACGGTTTCGAGAAGGCCGGCGAGTACCTGTTCCCGGTTGGTGACACCCAGGACCTCGAGTTCATCCTGCGCCGCGCACCGCGCGCGGCCTGA